In Populus nigra chromosome 1, ddPopNigr1.1, whole genome shotgun sequence, one genomic interval encodes:
- the LOC133676077 gene encoding uncharacterized protein LOC133676077, with protein MGIIKSGFSFIVGTVCGVYIAQNYDVPNIKKLATTGLFMAKLVEEKYRKPKSRNDGDD; from the coding sequence ATGGGGATAATCAAGAGTGGCTTCTCGTTCATAGTAGGAACTGTGTGTGGGGTTTACATTGCTCAGAACTACGATGTACCCAACATCAAGAAGCTTGCCACCACTGGACTTTTCATGGCTAAGCTCGTTGAAGAGAAATATCGCAAGCCCAAGTCTCGAAATGATGGCGATGACTAG